CGTAGCCGAGCACCCCGACGACCTGCTTGGGCCCTTTGTACTTACCGCTGTTGATGTCCTGGACCAGCTTGCGCGCCTCGCGCTCCGCGAACTTGGCACCGGCCCCGGTGGGCACCACCTCGACCCGCAGCGGGACACGGGAGTTGTCGGAGATCGCGTCGTCGTTGAGCTTGCGCTGCCACATGGCGACGCCGCGCAGCTCGGCGACGGTTCCGTCGAAGAGGATCGTCTCGTCGTTCGCGGCCGGCGCGGTGGAGCCGAAGTGGAAGACGGTACGGACGGTGCGGTGGTCGCGTTTCGCGAACTCCTCCGCGCGCAGGTTCTCGTTCTTGATGACTTCGAGCGCCTGGTTGTACCACTTCCCGGCGCGCAGCGGCGGCGGACCGGCCGCGGCGGAGGCGTCCACGGTGTCGTCGCCTCCGACGCAGCGGTGCTCCGACCCGCCGAGGGCCACCCCCGCGGCCAGGCCCGCGCCCGCCACGGCCAGCGCGGTGGCCCCCGCCACCAGCGAGGTCATGGTCCGCCAGCTCGTACGGAACAGCCGCGGCTGGACCTGCCGGATGGGCAGCCCGAACCGGGTGAAGGGTTCCTCGCGCAGCCGCACCAGGACCGGCTCGCCCTCGCGCTGGTTGAGCTGGAGTCCGGCCTGCGCCAGGTTCACCTCGCCCGGATCGCCGAGGTGGCGCAGGAGTTGCGCGGAGGGGCGGCCGACCGCGATGACCAGCGGCCCCGGCGGCAGCGCGGTCGCCCGGCCCTGGTGGAAGGCGTACAGGAACCGCTCGACGGGGCGCGCGAGTTCGCTCTCCTGCGGCAGCTCGACCAGGATCACCGGACGCGCGGTCCGGCGACGGCGGCGCGGCAGGAACCTCCGGGCGGGCGGCACCCGCAGGTCTTCGAGCAGGGCGCGGACGAGCAGTTCCTCCAAGCCCTGGAGGGCCTCCTCGCGCTGCGGATGCCCGGCGTGCAGGGCGAGCCTGGGCACCTGCCGCTGCGCCATCTCGTCCATGACGCGGAAGAAGTTCTCCTTGCCGCGTTCGGCGTTCAGCTCCGCACCGAGCCACCGGCGCCTGCGGAACGGCGAGAGCCGCGCCGGCCGGATGAGCTGCCGAGTCTTGCGGCGCGCCCACAGCAGCCGCGGCAGCGAGTGCGTCAGCGGCTGCCAGATCACCGAGAGCAGCCAGGAGTACAGACCGCCCTGCTGCGGGCTCTCGCTGCCGCCGAGCGACCAGAGCAGTCCGGGCAGCCCGCCCTGCTCGACCCGCTTGAGGTACGCGGTGTCGCGCAGCACCCGCGCCCCCGCACCGGCGCCGCCCGCGCTCTGCCGCTGCAGTACCTCGGTGACCACGTCACGCAGCAGCGAGAATTGCGGGAGCCGGTCCGGCGTCATGAACCGCGGAATACCGAACTCCAGCCGCCTGCCCACCTCCGCGCCCGCCAGTTCGTAGCCCGCCCCCGCCTCGAGGACGGCGTACGGCGCGAGCTTCCCGTTGTCGTCGAGCGCCTCGCGCAGCGCCTCCACGACCCGCCGCACCCGCCGCTCGTACGCCGTCCCCGATCCGGGCACGTCGAAGAGGAACAGCGGCGGGCTGGTCGCCAGGTACTCCCGGTCGGCCGGTGCCACGGCCGTCGGAAACTCACGGGCGAAAATATCCGCCCCGGTATCGTCCGGAAACTGTCGTGGTGCCTGGACCATCGCACTCCCCCGTCACATGGCCCTTGGGTGAAAGATGTCGCAACTGCCCCTGATGTGAGGGACGTTGAAGGTAGCGTGCGCCCCTTGTTCCCACAACGGGGAATCTCGCCAGATGGTGATGCCCCGTCAGGAGGGGGGTGACACCGGGTGGGCGGGAGTGGGCCGACAGTCGCCGGCCGGGGGAGTCCGAGGGCGGGGGCGACGGGGCGTCAGCGGGGCGTCAACGGGACATCAGCGGACGTAGTTCTTCAGAATCTCGGTGTCGAGTGCGATGCCGACCGGGTCGGGCAGCAGGAGCTGCTCGCCGAAGGGGGCGGTGTGGACGTCGGCGTAGCGGCCGTGTTCGGTGTCGGGGGTGGTGTGCACGATGACCGCTCCGGCGTCGCGGTCGACGAGGAGATAGACGGGGATGCCCGCCGATGCGTAGGCCGCAGGCTTCTCGAAGCGGTCCCTGCGGTCCGTGTCGGAGTCGTAAGAGGTGATCTCGGCGACCAGGAGCACACCCTTGGGGTCGGACCAGTCGCCGTGCCCCACGAAGTGGGCAACCGGGGCGAGCGTGCCGTCGGGGCGGGCCCGGCCCTTGCGGTACGCCCCGACCTCAAGACCCTTGTTCGGATAGAGGTCGAGTTCCGGACGAGCTGTCATGCACTGCCTGAGCAGCCACATGAAGATCGTCTCGTGGTCCCCGTCCGGCACGCGCTTCTCCTCGATCCGTCCGTCGATGAACTCCAACGTGACGGTCTCGGGAGCTGCGGAGGCGATCTGCTCGAAGTCCTCCACCAGCATGTGAGACGTGCGCTCGGCCATAACCGTCATGTTGCACCCCCTTCCAGGCGAAAGCCAGTGTCGCCGGGGACGGACGGAGCCGCGGGACAGTTGCCCGAACGGCCACTCGTACGAGTGAGCGGTGCCGGTCAGCGGCGTCTTCGCCACTGTCCGGCACCGCTCGTCGCAGTGTCCCGTCGCCTACAGGAACGAGTTGATCTGAATCGTCTCGTCCCGGCCGGGCCCGACGCCGATCGCCGAGATCGGTGCGCCGGACATCTCCTCCAGCGCCTTCACGTACGCCTGGGCGTTCTTCGGGAGGTCGGCGAAGGTCTTGGCCTTGGTGATGTCCTCGGACCAGCCGGGGAGCATCTCGTAGACGGGCTTCGCGTGGTGGAAGTCGGTCTGGGAGTAGGGGAGTTCCTCGACGCGGCGGCCGTCGATCTCGTACGCCACGCAGACCGGGATCTGCTCCCAGCCGGTGAGGACGTCGAGCTTGGTGAGGAAGAAGTCGGTCAGGCCGTTGACGCGGGTGGCGTACCGGGCGATGACCGCGTCGAACCAGCCGCAGCGACGGTCGCGGCCGGTGGTCACGCCGCGCTCGTGGCCGATGCGGCGCAGGGCCTCGCCGTCCTCGTCGAAGAGTTCGGTCGGGAACGGGCCCGAGCCGACGCGGGTGGTGTAGGCCTTGAGGATGCCGATGACCCGGCTGATCTTGGTCGGGCCGACACCCGCACCGGTGCAGGCGCCGCCCGCGGTCGGGTTCGAGGAGGTGACGAAGGGGTACGTGCCGTGGTCGATGTCGAGCAGGGTGCCCTGGCCGCCCTCGAACAGGACGACCTTGTCCTGCTCCAGAGCCTGGTTGAGGACGAGCACCGTGTCGGCGACGTAGGGGGCGAGCTTGTCCGCGTAGCCGAGGAGTTCTTCGACGACCTGCTCGACGGCGATGGCCCGGCGGTTGTAGACCTTGGCGAGGAGCTGGTTCTTGAAGTCGAGAGCGGCCTCGACCTTCTGGGTCAGGATGGACTCGTCGTAGAGGTCCTGGACCCGGATGCCGACGCGGTTGATCTTGTCGGCGTAGGTCGGGCCGATACCGCGCCCGGTGGTGCCGATCTTGCGCTTGCCCAGGAACCGCTCCGCCACCTTGTCCATGGTGACGTTGTAGGGCGTGATGATGTGAGCGTTTCCGCTGAGGAGCAGCTTCGACGTGTCGACGCCGCGCTCGTTCAGACCGCTCAGCTCGGAGAGCAGGACCGACGGGTCGACGACGACGCCGTTGCCGATGACGGGCGTGCAGTCGGGGGAGAGGATTCCGGAGGGCAGCAGATGCAGTGCGTAGGTCTGGTCGCCGACGACGACCGTGTGGCCAGCGTTGTTGCCGCCCTGATAACGCACTACGTAGTCAACCGAGCCACCGAGCAGGTCGGTGGCCTTTCCCTTGCCTTCGTCACCCCACTGAGCACCGAGCAGCACAAGTGCGGGCACAGGCGTACACCCCTTCCGGGCGGGGCATGTCCAGGGTCGGGGGCGTACGCGCGCGTACGCCGGCGACCCTCGTTGGTCGCAACCCGTCGGACCGGTGCCCCGGAATAGACGAAGCCCCTGGCGCAATAGCGCAAGGGGCTCTTGCACAAAGATGCTACCCGAGGAAGTGAGGCAGGACCGAGGTGGCGGTTTCTGACCAGCTGCTCGTGGTCGTCGACCCGGCCGCCCGGCGCGGCGACGGCGAGTCGGTACGGATCGCGAAAGACGTGCTCAGCGCGGGTGCGGACATCAAGCTGAGCCTGCCCGACGGGCCCGAGGAATTCGCGCGGGCGCTGTCCCGGCGGGGTGCCCGGCGGCCTGTGGTGGTGGGCGACGACCGGGCCCTGCTGCGCGCCGTCTCGGTGCTGCACCGGGAGCGCGAGCTCGGCTCCTGCGCGCTGGCCCTGGTGCCGGTGGGCGCGGTCGTCTCGCTGGCCGGGCTGCTCGGTGTGCCCACCGGTGCGGTGGCCGCGGCACGGGCGGTGCTCGACGGCGGCGAACAGCGGCTCGACCTGCTGGTGGACGACAGCGACGGCGTCGTCCTTGGCGATCTGCACATCCCGCCGCGCACCGGCGCGACCCGCGAGGGCCCGGCCGGTACGGCGTCCCAGGCCTCGGCCCAGGGGTCGCCCGGCCACCCGCTTCTGCGTACCTGCCAGACGCTGGTACGCACCCTCGCGCGCCCCGTCCGCGCGCCTGCGCCGGTGCGTGCGCCCGCGCGGTTGCGTGTGGAGGCGGACGGCGAGCTGCTCGTGGACCTGGACCAGCCGGTACGCGCCATGTCGCTCAGCCCGGACCCGGACGGGGGCGACGGCCTGGCCCGGATCGAGGTCCACCCGGCGGCGGAGGGCGGCACGCCCCTGTCGGCGCGGGCTCGTACCGTCACGGTCTCCGGCCCCGACTTCCGCTACCTCGCGGACACGCTCACGGCCGGTCCGGTACGTACGCGGACGTGGACGGCGCGGCCGGGGGCGTGGTCGCTCACATTGCCTCGGGGGGAGGGGGCGTCGGCCTGAGAGGGAGGCCCGAGGCCGGATGCCCGGGAGGGAAGAGACCGGGCGGCGAGGCGCCGGGCGGGCGACTTGCGACTACTGCGCCCCGAACATCTTCTCCCGATGCTCCCGCCACCGTTCCATCATCCCGGTCAGCTCCCGCTGCATGAAGTCGAAGAACTCCAGCGTCTCGGCGATGCGGCGGCCCGGCTTGCTGTCGGGGCCCACACTGACGACGCCCTCGCGCAGGGTGCCCTCCCAGCGGCGCAGTACGGAGTCGCGGTTGGTGAGGGCCTCGTACCACTGGTTGCTGTGGACCCGGTAGCGGTCGCGACGGGAGCCCGGTTCGCGTTCGCGGCTGACCATGTTGACCTGGGTGAGGTAGCGGATCGCGCCGGAGACGGCGGCGGGGCTGATGCGGATGCTGTCGCCGAGTTCGGCGGAGGTCATCACGCCCTCCGGGGAGGCGAGCAGGGCCGCGAAGACGCGTGAGGGCATCCGCGGCATGCCCGCCTCGACGAGTTCCGAGGCGAAGCGCTCCACGAACCGCGAGACGGCCTCCTCGTCCCGCCGCGAGAGGTCCACCTCCGCGGAACCCTCGTCCGCGGAACCCTCGTCCGCGGAACCCACGGACCCCGCAGAACCCACGGAACCCGCGGGCACGTCAACGGCAGGCGCCTCGACACCCTCGGCGCCCTCGTGGCTCGCGGCGCCCTCACGGGCGTTCGCCCGTTCGTGGCCGCTCGCCCGGGTACTGGTGCCGGTCGGCTCGGTCATACCGGATCCCTCTCCCCTGCCTCACTGTTTCCCTACGAGTTTATACGCTTCCTTAACTTCACAAATTTGTGAAACTAGCGTACGTTCAGAACCATGACGAAGGCAATCACCGTTTCCGACCTGCGCAAGTCGTTCGGCCGGACACACGCACTTGACGGTCTCGACCTGGAGGTCGAGACGGGTGAGGTCCACGGCTTCCTCGGCCCCAACGGCGCGGGGAAGTCCACGACCATCCGCGTCCTGCTCGGCCTGCTGCGCGCCAGCTCCGGCGCCGCCCAGCTGCTCGGCCAGGACCCGTGGAACGACGCGGTCGAGCTGCACCGCCGCCTGGCCTACGTGCCCGGCGACGTCACCCTGTGGCGCAACCTGTCCGGCGGCGAGGTCATCGACCTCTACGGACGGCTGCGCGGCGGCCTCGACAAGGGGCGGCGCGAGGAGCTGATCCAGCGCTTCGAGCTCGACCCCACCAAGAAGGGGCGCACCTACTCCAAGGGCAACCGGCAGAAGGTCGCCCTGGTCGCCGCCTTCGCCTCCAACGTCGACCTGCTCATCCTGGACGAGCCCACCTCCGGCCTGGACCCGCTGATGGAGGAGGTCTTCCAGAGCTGTGTCGCCGAGGAGCGCGACCGCGGCCGCACCGTGCTGCTCTCCTCGCACATCCTCAGCGAGGTCGAGTCGCTCTGCGACCGGGTCAGCATCATCCGCAAGGGCCGTACCGTCGAGACCGGTTCGCTCAGCGACCTGCGCCACCTGACCCGTACCAGCCTGACCGCCGAACTGGTCGGCGCGGCGAACGGGCTCGGTGACCTGCCGGGCGTGCACGACCTCGAAGTCCAGGGCCAGAAGGTCAAGTTGCAGGCCGACACCGACAAGCTGGACGCCGTACTGCGCGCCCTCACCGACGCCGGTGTCCGCTCGCTGACCTCCACTCCGCCCACCCTCGAAGAGCTCTTCCTGCGCCACTACCAGAGCGACGAGGCCGAGGTCCCCGCCCAGCAGAAGGCGGCCGTCCGATGACCGCGGTGGCCGTACCGGCGAAGGTCGAACGCGGCGGCGGATCCCGCCCGTTCGCGGGCACCGGCACCCTGTTCCGCCTCGCGATGCGGCGCGACCGCATCATGCTGCCCGTCTGGGTGCTCGTCGTGGGCGGTGTCGTCGGCGGCGGCGCGGGCGGTATCGAGAAGGTCTACGACACCGCCGCCAAGCGGGCCACGCTCGCCGAGGACATGACGGGCAACAGCTCACTGCGCGCCCTGTACGGACCGGTCTTCGACGACTCGATCGGCGGCCTGGTCGCCTGGCGGTACGGCGCCTTCGCGACCGTCATCGCCGCGGTGATGAGCCTGATCCTGGTCGTACGGCACACCCGCGAGGAGGAGGAGACGGGCCGTCAGGAGATGCTCTCCTCCACGATGGTGGGCCGCCGGGCACCACTGACCGCGGCCCTGACCGTCGCCTTCATCGCCAACGCGGGCATCACCCTGCTCGTCGCGGGCGGCCTTTCCTCGCAGGACAAGAACGGCGCGCTCGCCTTCGGCCTGGCCATCGGCGCGGTCGGCATGCTGTTCGCGGGCATCGCCGCGATCATCGCCCAGCTCACCGAGACGGCCCGGCTGGCCAAGGGCCTGACCGCCGCGGTACTCGGCGTGATGTTCCTGCTGCGCGCCGCGGGCGACTCCGCCACCGACGACGCCTCCTCCCCGCTCAACTGGATCTCCCCGCTGGGCTGGGCGGAGAACATGCGCCCCTTCGCCGAGGAACGCTGGGGCCTGCTCGGCCTGTTCACCGTCGCGATCCTCCTGACGGTCTCCGCCGCCTACGCTCTCGCCGCACGCCGTGACCTCGGCATGAGCTTCCTGCCCACCCGGCCGGGGCCCGCCCAGGGCACCCTCGCCACCGCGGGCGGTCTCGCCTGGCGCCTCCAGCGCGGCAGCCTGCTCGGCTGGTCGCTCGGCTTCCTGCTCGGCGGCATCGTCTTCGGCGGCATGACCGACGGCGCCGCCGACCTGGTCGGCGACAACGAGTCGACCCGCGACCTGTTCGAGCGCATGGGCGGCCAGTCCGGCATCACCGAGGCGTTCCTGTCCTCCATGGTCGGCCTGTTCGGCATGGTGGCGGCGCTGTTCGCGGTGGCCTCCGTACTGCGCCTGTACGGCGAGGAGACCTCGCAGCGCGCCGAACCGCTGCTGTCCAACGCGGTCAGCCGGGTCAGCTGGGCGGCCGGCCACCTGGTCATCGCCTTCGGCGGCGCCGCCCTGATCATGATGGTCAGCGGCGTGGGCCTGTCCCTCGGCTACGGCAAGGAGTTCCCCGAGATCATGGGCGCCTGCCTGGTCCAGGTTCCGGCAATCTGGACGCTGGCCGGTATCACCCTGGTCCTGTACGCCCTGGTGCCCAAACTGGCCACCGCGGGCTGGGCGGTCGCGGGTGCCTGCCTGGCACTGGGCTGGATCGGCCCGGCGGCCGACCTGCCGCAGTCCGTCATGAACATCTCGCCCTACGGCCACCTCCCGAAGCTGCCCGGACCCGAGATGGAGTGGACCCCGGTCCTGGTACTCCTCCTGCTCTCGGTCGCCTTGGTGGCCATCGGCCTCAGCGGACTGCGGCGCCGGGACCAGATCTCCTGACGGCGAACAGTCTCAACTCCCTCCCAACCCAAACGAACTCAGCTCCGCCCCGAACCAAGGGAGTTCAGCGGACCCTCCGACGAACTCCCGCCACCCACAAGACCATTGCCCTCCCCCGGGCGGTGCCCCCGGTCCTGACCAGGCCGGGGGCACCGTCATGTCCGGGGTGCCCCAGCGGCGGGCGGGGGTTACTCCAAGGGGAGCCGAAGCACCCACCCGAAGTCCCGTCCTCACCAGGCCAGTTGAGCGATCTCCTCGGCCGCCACCGCGCAGGCGTCGGCGGCCGGGTCGATGAGGGCGAAGTGGCCCACACCGTCGAGCAGGGTCAGGCCCACCGGTTCGCCCGCAAGGGCTGTCGCCTCCGCGTAGGACTCGGCGATGGCGGCGGGCACCACGGTGTCCTCACGCCCCTGCACCAGGGTGGTCGCGATACCGGTGGGATGCAGCGCGTACGGGTCGGCCTGAGCACGGCGATCGGCCAACTGTCCCGCGCCGCCGAGGAGTTGACCCACCGCGCCGCCGCAGACGCCGAGCTTCCCGGCGAGCTCGAAGTCGGCGATGGGCGCGAGGGCGACCACTCCGCGCAGGGCGGGATCGGTGGCCCGACGCCACGGCGAGGACTCGGGCAGTACGTGCCGGGCGGCGCCCCAGAGGGCGAGCTGGCCACCCGCGGAGTGACCGGTCAGGACGGTACGCCGTGGGTCGGCCTGCGGAAGTGCCGTACGGACCAGGCCGGGCAGGGCCTCCAGCGCGGCGGCCACGTCGTCGAAGGTGTCCGGCCACCGCCCCGCGACCGGCCCCTCGACGCCGGGCACCGGATCTCCGCCGCGCCGGTACTCCACACTCGCGACGGCAAGACCGCGTCCGGCCAGGAACGCCGCGAACGGACTGAAGTGCTTTCTGTCGTACGGGGCCCGCCAAGCGCCGCCGTGGAAGGCGGCCACCAGCGGGACTCGCTCCGCCCCTGCCCGAGTACCGCGCGGGGCATAGAAGTCGACGATCTGATCCGGGTGCTCGCCGTAGGCCGCCGTGGCATCGGGGGCGACGGGCGGGTGCGAGAACGCGGAACGCTCCTCGGCGGCGTCGAGGGCGGCGGCGTCCGGCATACGGGACCTCTCACAGACCGGAGCAAAGGGAGGTGAACAACCCTTTGCTTGACGTATGTTCAACAGTCCCCGGACGTTAGCAGCCCGCCCCGCACGGTAAGGGGAGCACCCCGGATCCTGACCGCGGACATAGGTGAGCATGACGGATTCCTCTCAGAGATCGTTCGTCTTCGTCGACTCGCCCTCGGCACCCGGGCCGGCCACGCGGAGGGGCGGTCTCCGCGCCTGCGGTTCCGGGAAGGGCAGGGACGAGCAGGGAAGAGCAGGGGTCATCTGGCACCACCGCGTCCGTCCCTCGAAGGGCCGCCGCGGTGGCAATAACAAGACTCACCGGCCGGAGTGCGATGTGGGAGAGGACTGCCGATCCAAGGATCGGCAGTCCCTGGATCGGCGATCCGTGGATCGAAGGTCCAGGGATCGGCGGTCCGGGGATCAGGGGGCCGGGGATCAGGGGCCGGGGATCAGGGGTCCGTGGATCGGCGGGCCCTGGATAACCCCTGATCAGCGGGTGATGCTGAACTCATGAATCGACACGACCGATCCCCAGGGCGGCCCTCACCGGGCACGCTGCCCGTCCACCGCCGTACACCCCGCACGTCCTACACACGCGGGGCGTACGGCAGCACATGGCCGCGACCTCCGAGTCGGCCGGACCTCGACACCGGGCCAGGAAAACCGAGTGCCTGCGCAGACGTCGGCGCCTGCGCAGGCATCGATGGGAAAGGCCTCGGGCCCGGCGTCTCAGCCCAGTTCCTCCGCGAGGACCCGGGCCGCGTGTTCCACCTCGGCGAAGCCGACGTAGAGCGGAGTGAAGCCGAACCGCAGAACGTCCGGGTGGCGGAAGTCGCCGACCACACCGCGGGCGATCAGCCGTCGCATGACCTCACCCGCGTCCGGGCAACGCAAGGCGACCTGGCTGCCGCGCTCGGCGTGCTCCCGCGGGGTCACCGTCTCCACCCGGCCCTCGGGCACATAGGCGGCGACGCACTCCAGGAACAGGTCGGTCAGGGCCAGCGACTTGGCGCGTACGGACGCGACATCCACGCCGTCCCAGACGTCGAGCGACGCCTCCAGAGCCAGCATCGACAGGATGTCCGGGGTGCCGACCCGCCCGCGTACCGCCCCGCTCGCGGGTGCGTAGTCCGGGTGCATGCCGAAGGGCTCGGCGTGCGAGTTCCAGCCCGGCAGCGGCGAGTCGAAGTGCGGCTGGTGCTCGGCCCGCACGTACAGGTACGCGGGCGAACCAGGGCCGCCGTTCAGGTACTTGTACGTACAGCCGACGGCCAGGTCGACCCCGTGCACGTCCAGGCCGACCGGCAGCGCACCCGCGGTGTGGCAGAGGTCCCACACGGCGAGCGCACCCGCCGCGTGCACGGCAGCGGTCAGCCCGGGCAGGTCGTACAGACGCCCGGAGCGGTAGTCGACATGGTTCAGGAGCACCGCCGCCGTACGAGGACCAAGAGCCGCGGGCACCTCGTGCGGGGCGACGGGGCGCAGGCGACAGCCGGTCATCCGCGCGGCCGACTCGGCGAGGTAACCGTCCGTGGGGAAGGTCGTCGCGTCGACCAGGATCTCGTCCCGGAACGGGGCTTCCTCCCCCGGCTGACCGGCGCCACCGGGCTGCGAGGCGTCAACGGCCCGGGGGCCGTCCACGGGTTGCCCGTCCCTGGCCCGTACCAGCCGTACCGCGCCGACCAGCGCCTTGAAGACGTTGACGCTCGTCGAGTCGCCGACCACGATCTGCCCAGGGGCGGCGCCGACCAGTGGGGCGATGCGGTCACCGATCCGTTCGGGAGCGCTCCACCAGCCGCTCTCCTCCCAGGACCGGATCAGCAGCTCGCCCCACTGGCGCCGTACGACGTCCTCGACCCGGCCCGGCACCGCGGCCGGGAGCGCGCCGAGCGAATTGCCGTCCAGATAGACGCCGTTGCCGCCGGATGTCCCGTCGGGCCCGGTGCCGAGCAGGAACCGCTCGCGCACGTGGGCCAGTTGGTCCGCGGCGTCCAGTTCCGCCGCCTTCTCCGCGAGCTTGCGCGCGAGGGGATTCTGGTCCCAGTCCGCACGGAAGACGTCACTCACACCGCTCTCCTCGCTCTTCGCGCCCATCGCTGCCACAACTCCCGTGCTCCGCCGGTGAGTTCACCGTCACCTTCGCCTCAGACACGGCTGCGCGCCGTCCACAGCTCGGGGAACACGTTCTTCGTGGCGCGCTTCTCGAGCCAGGCGACGCCCGCCGAACCGCCGGTGCCGACCTTGGAGCCCATGGCCCTGCGGGTGGCGACCAGGTGGTCGTTGCGCCAGCGCCAGACCAGTTCGGCGACGTCGGTCAGTGCCTCGCCGAGCCGGGCCTCCGGGGCGCTCTCGTCGCCGGAGTAGACGCGGACCCAGATCGACTCGACCTCGGGCGAGGGCTCGTACTTCTGGGTCAGGTCGCGGTTCAGGACGGCGGCCGGGATCGCATGGCCGTGGCGCGCGAGGTAGCTCAGCACCTCGTCGTACAGGCTGGGTTCGGCGAGCGCCTTCTCCAGCTCGGCGTAGACGCGCGGGGCTCCGCGGTGCGGGACCAGCATCGACGCGGACTTCTCGCCGAGCAGGAACTCCATCCTGCGGTACATGGCCGACTGGAAGCCGGAGCCCTCGCCGAGGGCGCTGCGGTAGGAGTTGAACTG
This is a stretch of genomic DNA from Streptomyces sp. NA04227. It encodes these proteins:
- a CDS encoding adenylosuccinate synthase, with translation MPALVLLGAQWGDEGKGKATDLLGGSVDYVVRYQGGNNAGHTVVVGDQTYALHLLPSGILSPDCTPVIGNGVVVDPSVLLSELSGLNERGVDTSKLLLSGNAHIITPYNVTMDKVAERFLGKRKIGTTGRGIGPTYADKINRVGIRVQDLYDESILTQKVEAALDFKNQLLAKVYNRRAIAVEQVVEELLGYADKLAPYVADTVLVLNQALEQDKVVLFEGGQGTLLDIDHGTYPFVTSSNPTAGGACTGAGVGPTKISRVIGILKAYTTRVGSGPFPTELFDEDGEALRRIGHERGVTTGRDRRCGWFDAVIARYATRVNGLTDFFLTKLDVLTGWEQIPVCVAYEIDGRRVEELPYSQTDFHHAKPVYEMLPGWSEDITKAKTFADLPKNAQAYVKALEEMSGAPISAIGVGPGRDETIQINSFL
- a CDS encoding ABC transporter ATP-binding protein; its protein translation is MTKAITVSDLRKSFGRTHALDGLDLEVETGEVHGFLGPNGAGKSTTIRVLLGLLRASSGAAQLLGQDPWNDAVELHRRLAYVPGDVTLWRNLSGGEVIDLYGRLRGGLDKGRREELIQRFELDPTKKGRTYSKGNRQKVALVAAFASNVDLLILDEPTSGLDPLMEEVFQSCVAEERDRGRTVLLSSHILSEVESLCDRVSIIRKGRTVETGSLSDLRHLTRTSLTAELVGAANGLGDLPGVHDLEVQGQKVKLQADTDKLDAVLRALTDAGVRSLTSTPPTLEELFLRHYQSDEAEVPAQQKAAVR
- a CDS encoding ABC transporter permease yields the protein MTAVAVPAKVERGGGSRPFAGTGTLFRLAMRRDRIMLPVWVLVVGGVVGGGAGGIEKVYDTAAKRATLAEDMTGNSSLRALYGPVFDDSIGGLVAWRYGAFATVIAAVMSLILVVRHTREEEETGRQEMLSSTMVGRRAPLTAALTVAFIANAGITLLVAGGLSSQDKNGALAFGLAIGAVGMLFAGIAAIIAQLTETARLAKGLTAAVLGVMFLLRAAGDSATDDASSPLNWISPLGWAENMRPFAEERWGLLGLFTVAILLTVSAAYALAARRDLGMSFLPTRPGPAQGTLATAGGLAWRLQRGSLLGWSLGFLLGGIVFGGMTDGAADLVGDNESTRDLFERMGGQSGITEAFLSSMVGLFGMVAALFAVASVLRLYGEETSQRAEPLLSNAVSRVSWAAGHLVIAFGGAALIMMVSGVGLSLGYGKEFPEIMGACLVQVPAIWTLAGITLVLYALVPKLATAGWAVAGACLALGWIGPAADLPQSVMNISPYGHLPKLPGPEMEWTPVLVLLLLSVALVAIGLSGLRRRDQIS
- a CDS encoding GbsR/MarR family transcriptional regulator, which produces MGSADEGSADEGSAEVDLSRRDEEAVSRFVERFASELVEAGMPRMPSRVFAALLASPEGVMTSAELGDSIRISPAAVSGAIRYLTQVNMVSREREPGSRRDRYRVHSNQWYEALTNRDSVLRRWEGTLREGVVSVGPDSKPGRRIAETLEFFDFMQRELTGMMERWREHREKMFGAQ
- a CDS encoding diacylglycerol kinase family protein, which encodes MAVSDQLLVVVDPAARRGDGESVRIAKDVLSAGADIKLSLPDGPEEFARALSRRGARRPVVVGDDRALLRAVSVLHRERELGSCALALVPVGAVVSLAGLLGVPTGAVAAARAVLDGGEQRLDLLVDDSDGVVLGDLHIPPRTGATREGPAGTASQASAQGSPGHPLLRTCQTLVRTLARPVRAPAPVRAPARLRVEADGELLVDLDQPVRAMSLSPDPDGGDGLARIEVHPAAEGGTPLSARARTVTVSGPDFRYLADTLTAGPVRTRTWTARPGAWSLTLPRGEGASA
- a CDS encoding ABC transporter substrate-binding protein gives rise to the protein MAPADREYLATSPPLFLFDVPGSGTAYERRVRRVVEALREALDDNGKLAPYAVLEAGAGYELAGAEVGRRLEFGIPRFMTPDRLPQFSLLRDVVTEVLQRQSAGGAGAGARVLRDTAYLKRVEQGGLPGLLWSLGGSESPQQGGLYSWLLSVIWQPLTHSLPRLLWARRKTRQLIRPARLSPFRRRRWLGAELNAERGKENFFRVMDEMAQRQVPRLALHAGHPQREEALQGLEELLVRALLEDLRVPPARRFLPRRRRRTARPVILVELPQESELARPVERFLYAFHQGRATALPPGPLVIAVGRPSAQLLRHLGDPGEVNLAQAGLQLNQREGEPVLVRLREEPFTRFGLPIRQVQPRLFRTSWRTMTSLVAGATALAVAGAGLAAGVALGGSEHRCVGGDDTVDASAAAGPPPLRAGKWYNQALEVIKNENLRAEEFAKRDHRTVRTVFHFGSTAPAANDETILFDGTVAELRGVAMWQRKLNDDAISDNSRVPLRVEVVPTGAGAKFAEREARKLVQDINSGKYKGPKQVVGVLGYAQSKKETRAALKVLGEAGIPAVGTTATADEMLDSNTYQSYWPFTPANSTEARIAADFAQDQDIIVRREGDGCSPARQAVVIQNSADLYSNSLTSKFVAAFPGTSKVVNFSQDGRFEDAPAGTPKLSSAHDLAETVCKALKDESESVVYWSARARDFTAFVNALDTQGTCIRHDITVLGGNELTNVAQTGAFDDKDWLRLYYSAHRMPVDDARASEKTRQFVEDYDRFVTTTSGGDTDPWRQDGHSAVAYDAFHVLSRAVDITYRDKNADPRSMLTALSGGITFDGATGYVSYGQGSNAPPPDKTLVLLRQSAKGPKVVAACGAYRNGETSSAQGPPCSR
- a CDS encoding S9 family peptidase, with the translated sequence MPDAAALDAAEERSAFSHPPVAPDATAAYGEHPDQIVDFYAPRGTRAGAERVPLVAAFHGGAWRAPYDRKHFSPFAAFLAGRGLAVASVEYRRGGDPVPGVEGPVAGRWPDTFDDVAAALEALPGLVRTALPQADPRRTVLTGHSAGGQLALWGAARHVLPESSPWRRATDPALRGVVALAPIADFELAGKLGVCGGAVGQLLGGAGQLADRRAQADPYALHPTGIATTLVQGREDTVVPAAIAESYAEATALAGEPVGLTLLDGVGHFALIDPAADACAVAAEEIAQLAW
- a CDS encoding Uma2 family endonuclease; translated protein: MTVMAERTSHMLVEDFEQIASAAPETVTLEFIDGRIEEKRVPDGDHETIFMWLLRQCMTARPELDLYPNKGLEVGAYRKGRARPDGTLAPVAHFVGHGDWSDPKGVLLVAEITSYDSDTDRRDRFEKPAAYASAGIPVYLLVDRDAGAVIVHTTPDTEHGRYADVHTAPFGEQLLLPDPVGIALDTEILKNYVR